DNA sequence from the Podospora pseudocomata strain CBS 415.72m chromosome 2 map unlocalized CBS415.72m_2.2, whole genome shotgun sequence genome:
TAATTAGAACCTTTTCACCTCCATATAACAGTCCCCCTCATATAGACTTTTTACATCACCCACAAACCTACTTTACCATTTCCATGACATATCCCCCTAaaccctctctctcaccacACCCCCCGTCACATTCGCTGGTCCATCCCACTGCAACCTCCCCGGCACCCTCTTCGCAATAACCGGCACCCAAACACTATCATAGAGCCCCGGGCCCCCATCGGCCGCCCTACTCCCCGGCTCTAAACTTCCCAACTGCCTCTGATCCGTACAACACGGGCTATTAACCCCCCAAAACGGCCCCGCCGCCCAAGCCGTCCACCCAATATactcctcattctcctccaTATACCCCAGcatcccctccaacatcaGTTTACACTCCGTCGTATTCGAACCCCCAAACTCAGTAACAAACCCCTTCAACCCATgctccctcaaccaacccGTCACCCCCGCCAAGTTCGCCACCGGATCCTGCGTACAAGCCGTATGCCCCCCGCTAAAATCCTCATCCAAATACTCATGGATATCCACCGCCAGGTTTTTAATCGGGTCGACAAGTTTGTGAATCCATTTGCTGTTTGCCTCGTCACCTCCCTTTGTCCAGTAATGCCCACCCGACCAGGCGTTTCCTGGAGTCAAAATCATGTTGTTTGCTCCCGTCGCGCGGATTGCCGTgatggcggcttggaggttggagaagacgagCCGGGAGGGCATGCTATGCGGTTCGTTCATTAGACCGAACAAGACTTTTTCGTTGGTTTTGAAACGGGAGGCGAGCTCGCCCCAAAAGGCCGCGAACTGGGCTGTTGTCGCGGCGGTGGGGTCGGAGGTGTTGCCTATGACGGAGCCGGAGAagggctgggaggaggggtcgttGTAGCGCATGTAGTTGTGGgggtcgaggatggcgtcTGTTTCTGAGGTTAAtgatggtgaaggagaaggggggaggaggagagaacATACAAGCGcccttggtgatggtgatgtaATCTATCGCCTCTTTAAAGTGCTCAAAGTGAGTCTCGTTGAACTTTGCCCCGAGGCCGTAAGACAAGGGGCACATCCTCTCAAGGAGAAAGGCAacgcggtggaggttgaCCTTGTGGCTGTCGATCATGGTGTCGACGCCagaggtggagatgaaggcgTAATCGACGCCGAAACGGCCGGGGAGACCGGTGCCACGGGTTTGGGTCGGACTCCAGGCGCCGAACTCACCGCTTGATTGGGCGACGCCGGCGAAGTAGATCGTTGCGGATGTTGTTGGCAAAGCAGCAAGTGCTGCCAACGTTGGCGAGAACTTCATTTTCAATCAGTACCAAGAAAGATGTCTTGTTGCCGAAAACTGACGAGTCCCGGGAAGGAAGCAATCAGTGAAGAAGGTGTCCGACTTTCAAACATTTTCATCGTGCTTGCCACACGACCATATAATTTTAGTAGTAGCCGCAACGAAGCGGGATGAACGAGCGGGTGCAATCTATTTTCTGGAAAGCTTGACCGTGAGCCGAAGTCGATCCCCGATCTCCCATCTACTCGGGACATGTTGCGGCTGTTCTTGTCGAATGGACGCCCGCTTATTGATGTGATCTTCAGAGGACAATCAATGGGAATGCAAGCTTGGCAAGGATGTGGTGATAACGGCGAGTTGGGAATGGCGATTTTGGCTTCTGCCCTCGGAGAAATATGAAGCGGGCAGTCgcgagggcggagggagCCTTTCCGGGTGTGGGTAAATctgctgccgttgccgttgacgCGTGAAAAGAGTGGCAGAAAACAAcatcgtcaccatcatcaccaccaccaaacataGAGTCAATCAGGACAAAAAAATAACAAAAGCTCACCGGCCAACTCCGTAGAGGTGGCCGGCTACGAAACCCTCGGTAGGGTTTTCTTCGTAATGGGGGGGCGGTCGAAGGGGGGTCAAATTCCTTGAAGGCCATCTTAAAGATGGCGCATCGCTGAGGAGTCGAACTCGGGCGTTCACGGAGCAGTACTTTCATACCGGGCATTGTTAGTCACCTAATCCGGGCCACCTATGTCTTACCCGCTGAGCCATCTGACCATTCCAGTCACCAGATGAGTGCGTAGGTGTTTGCTGAAAGCTACTTCCAGGTTGCGGGCACTGATACATATACCGTCAGACACTGTTGCGCCCTCGTATGTCCTCCACGCCACTCGCAACACAAACGCTGGTCAGGTTTCATTGCAGGTTGCTGCGGGCAAAGATCCTGACTGCCTTTGTGTTTTATCTCTATGAACCTGGCTACACTGAACCCAGTCGTCGACTTTCAATCTCCCACAGCTGCATTGCGCCTCAGACCTTTCGCAGAGACCCAGGCCCGATCTTTCGACAGACTTTAAGGCCCAGCCCGATTGGCATTCGGCGCAGCCTCACTCCAAACCGGCCCACCAGGAGCCACATATTGTGTCTGCCCCTGCTGAATCCTCCACAGCTCAGCCAAGATCTATTAGAATACCTGTCAGCCTCGAATCCGCCACCAGCATACATCGTCCTCAATAGACTTACACCAGGGTCCTCGGGCTTGTAAGCACCCGGCAGAGCAATTCCTGCAGGCAATTGCGTCGTCCCACCTTGCGTCACCCGAATCTGAGTGCAGCTTGGATAGAACTGCGCGCCCATCCTCGTCCCTGCAACGTGCAGGCCAAGAATCTCGTGACGAAGAAGATATTCACCCGGAGCTAGCTTCGGTGGGATAGTGACGGACCACCTGGCGCCTTGTTCGCGAAGGAGGTCAGAGGCCCAGGGCGGATGACCTTGCGGGTTGTAGGAAAGCTGCTCGATCTTGACCCAGACGTTGCCGGTGTCGCCTTTGAAGGTCTTGCAATCGTTGTTGGCACATTTGGCGAGGTAACTGGGAAAACAGCCGTTAGGCGAAGATGGGATCAGTGTTAAAATGGGGAAGCTTACGTGAATACGGGGCCACTGTGGGAAGATCCCCATTGATCCCAGTTGAAAGTTCTAAGACAGTTGTGGTAAGTTGGGATGGACTTTAACAATAGACAAGAAATACATTAGCACTTACACTTTGTCACCAGCCTTGAGCTCGATGATGCCCTGAGCTGGAATATTTCCACCAGCACCACACCTGGCGTATCATCAGCGGCCTAAAAATCAAAGTCAGAAGTGGGAGATGGCTTGGACATACGTGATATCATTCGTCGTAAAATCGGGCACCGGTCCATTGTTGGCAAGCTGTCGTGCATAGCGGACAGGAGGAGGGTTCACGTAGTTGTCCTGTCCAACCTGCCACGCGAGATAGTTCTTTCCGTCCACGGTGATGCTCTTCAGGAAGCCATGTCCTGATACAAGGCTTGCAAGGCCAACGACCAGGGCCACAGCTGAAAGAGGTGTCATTTTTTTGATGTTAACGTCAAGACCTGGGATGTCCTTCAACTTGAGCAAGGAAAAACCTCAGCAGAAGAACTTGATCGAGAGACAGCCCTCCTTATACCTGGATCTTCCTCAGTCCAAGTTGATCCATTTCCAGGAATTGCTGTCATTCCCAGTGTCAATCACAGATCAAAACAGGTCAAGTCCATATTTTGAGACAGTTCGAGAGAGTTGATTGGCCAAATCACTTCCTAACGGAGTAGCTCTGTCCGCGGTCGTCAACGCTGTGTTAATCACCGACAAGGAGTCTGAACGGCTCACGGCCAGCACCTGACATGTTGGGACGCGGCGCTTGGGTGGCCGTCATTGGAGGGATTTCTTGGATACCGGGTAGCCTCGTTCCCTTCACCAGCCGCAACCGCCACACCCTTGGTGGCGGCCTTGGCCATATCACGATACGCTTGGCAAgaatgtggtggtgagcggtATGTGTAGTCAAGAGGTGCTCTGGTCATAAGAGGACCACCGATATCGAAACTCAGAAAAGAAGTCACCAAGCAATATTGTCATCCTGATGAAGATATCTTGTCCTGGCACGCTGATGAAATTGAACGCCGGAACGGTGGTCGTTAGCTGAGACCACTTTCGGTCAAAACCATCAGTCTTTGTGATTTCATCATCTCAAGGTCTTCAACAATCCGTCAAGGCCATAATGAAACACACAATGAGCTAGCAAGCCATTGTACCGTCTACTATAATCGCCAGTCAGCGTTCAAACTTGTCATGAGATGTCAACCCCAGCTTGTGCTACACCAGATGATGGCTACAAATCGCGCATATAGGTACTCGTCGTTGGCCCGAAAAAAACGTACCAAACATGcaccttcacccccctctcatcTTCTCGAAGATTGGAAAACGGGCCGGCCTGATGCCAGACTGGCGCGTGGATGGTTCGTGGAACGCTGAAGATGCACGGCGCCAAGACTTCAAGTTGATGGACACATTGATCCACACTTGACGTGCTGTGGGGCCATGTCTCcaccttccccatccccgcaATCTTTCGTCTTGAACCAAACAGAGGGCGGCGTCGACATGCAGCCAAGCTCGCACAAAGCATCTTCAACATGGAGCTCGTGATGGAGACTCATCCGTGATCGTTCCTCGGGATGGATTGAGTGAACCCCACGGCAACCCACCTCGTAAACCCGTCGCATCCGACCCGAGGATGAAGCATGAGATGCCGCCGGGTATTCTGCCAGCCATAAGACGGTTGATGGCAATCACGGAACACGCATCGGGACATCAAATCGACCCCTCATCAAGGGCGGGGTAGCACACGCCCCCCCTAAGAGGCACCGTGCAGTGCAGGAAGCAGGGACAGATGGAGTGGAGAGGAACTGAAAGGGATGTTTAATACCAATGACCCCTCTGCCTGCCCTCCACTGCCCTGTGGGACAAGAGAAATCTCTTTCCTTCCACTCAGTTCATTGTTTTGACAGCAGACGACCAAGTGCTGCTGATGTTGCGCAAGCACGACAGACAGGACCGTGAGACTCCTCCAACAAAGCCTCCGTCCCACACCCAGTCGTCCACGTCGTCCTCCCCTCATTGCGCCTGCTCCGCCGACCTCGCTACCTACCTTTGGTGTCGATTGTTGTCAGAAGCCAACCTGCCCTGAATGTGAACAAATGACCCAAAGATCCTCGATCTGCCTCGATAGCGTAACGGGTCGCGCGCAGACATAATGTCGAGGTCCTTGCTCCAGCCGGCGCTGGCTTGCAACACCGCATCTTGCATGCCTCGTCCCTACCAACGCTCGCGCCCCGTTGAACGCGCCTCTAGGCCGTCATTGACAGCAGTAGCTCGTGTTTTCGGTGAGCCGCCACGCTAGACCCCCACGCCCAACCGTTGAAGTTTGTTCCTTTTCATTTTTGTGAGCCATTGAACCTAATTCGACCTGACAGACTTCGCCCCAGTCCGCGCTGGCAATGGCAGCACCGCCGTGATCTCACAAAAGGCGTGGCACAGCACGAGAACTGCCGGAAGTGATCGGCCGAGTTCGGCCTCGTTGAGTCTTGCTCTCCCGAAGGCTCAACCGCTCCAGCTCGTCCGCCATGCCTCCGTTTTGTCCGGCATCCCGGCTAAGCCGTCGGCAAGGAGCCCAATGGCAGCGTACTCCACCGAGGCAACGGCAGTTCTGCCGCCGACCACCCCGTACTCCAAGCTGACTGTGGGAGTGCCCCGCGAAATATACCCAAACGAGCGCCGTGTGGCTCTCACACCTCAGAATGTTGCCCTCCTGCTCAAGAAGGGCTTCTCCCAGGTTCTTGTTGAGAAAGGTGCTGGTGCCGAAGCCGATTTCCTGGACGATGCCtatgccgccgccggtgctACCTTGGTTGACGATGCTTCTGCTGTCTGGAAAGGTTCAGACGTTGTGCTTAAGGTCCGAGGGCCAagtgcggaggaggttgatctGACACGAGAAGACCAGACCGTTATCAGCTTCCTTCAACCGGCCCAGAACAAGGCACTCGTGGAGAAACTCGCGGCTCGCAAAGCCACCTCATTCGCTATGGATCTTATTCCCCGTATTTCTCGAGCTCAGGTCTTTGACGCCCTCAGCAGCATGGCCAACATTGCTGGGTACAAGGCGGTGCTCGAAGCATCCAACAACTTTGGTCGTTTCTTAACTGGTCAGGTCACTGCTGCTGGTAAAATCCCGCCCTGTAAGGTTCTCGTCATTGGTGCCGGTGTTGCTGGCTTGAGCGCAATTGCAACTGCAAGGAGGCTCGGTGCAATCGTTCGTGGATTCGACACTCGGCCTGCTGCAAGAGAACAGGTTCAGTCGCTTGGCGCCGAGTTCATCGAAGTTGAGATCGAAGAAGATGGCTCTGGTGCAGGCGGTTACGCCAAAGAGATGTCGAAAGAGTTcatcgaggccgagatgaaGCTTTTTACCGAACAAGCCCGTGAAgtggacatcatcatcaccaccgccctgaTTCCTGGAAGACCTGCGCCCAAACTCATCACCAAAGCCATGATTGAGATCATGAAGCCTGGATCTGTTATTGTCGatcttgctgctgaggctggtGGAAACTGCGAAAAGACCGAACCCGGAAAGCTGATTACCTACAAGGATGTCAAGATCATTGGTAAGTCGTGGCACGGGAGCAGTACCCGAGGTTGCTCGTGACTAAAGTAAGACAGGTTACACCGACTTCCCCTCTAGGCTACCGACCCAATCTTCAACTCTGTACTCGAACAATATCACCAAATTCTTCCTGTCCATGGCACCGAAGGATAAGGAATTTGGCATCGATCTGAAAGACGAAGTCGTACGCGGCGCTATTGTGACACAGGAAGGCCATATTCTCCCGCCAGCACCCCGACCAGTACCTCCCCCTGCTCCCGCCGCTGCCTCGACTGCCGCAAAAGAAGCCGAAGTCGTAGCACTTACACCATGGCAAAAGGCAACTCGCGAGGTTTCTCTGATCACTGGTGGTATGGGCTCGGCTGTCGCATTGGGCAAGTTCACTACTCCCTTGTTTATGGGCAACGCCTTTACCTTTGCTTTGGCCTCTCTCATCGGATACCGTGTTGTCTGGAACGTCGCTCCTGCCTTGCATTCACCTCTCATGAGTGTGACTAACGCCATCTCTGGAATGGTCGGcgttggtggtttgtttaTTCTCGGTGGAGGATACTTGCCTGAAACGATCCCTCAAGTCTTTGGTGCCGCCTCTGTCCTGCTCGCTTTCGTCAacattggtggtgggttcGTCATCACAAAGCGCATGCTCGACATGTTCCGCCGTGCTACTGATCCTCCCGAGTACCCGTGGCTTTATGGAATCCCGGCCCTCGTGTTTGGAGGTGGCTTCATAGCTGCGGCCTCGAGCGGAGCCGCAGGCCTTGTTCAAGCTGGCTATCTTGTGAGCTCGATCCTTTGCATCACCTCTATTTCGGGTCTTGCATCGCAAGCAACTGCCCGTATGGGAAATATGCTGGGTATTTTGGGCGTCGTGTCCGGTGTTCTCGCTTCCTTGTTGGCAGTCGGCTTCACCCCTGAAGTTCTCACTCAGTTTGGTGGTCTTGCTACGATCGGAACAATCTTGGGCTTCCTCATCGGCAAGCGCATCACCCCTACCGATCTTCCTCAGACCGTCGCTGCCCTGCATTCTGTGGTCGGCCTTGCTGCCGTCTTGACC
Encoded proteins:
- a CDS encoding uncharacterized protein (EggNog:ENOG503PAYW; COG:G; CAZy:AA9) — translated: MTPLSAVALVVGLASLVSGHGFLKSITVDGKNYLAWQVGQDNYVNPPPVRYARQLANNGPVPDFTTNDITCGAGGNIPAQGIIELKAGDKVTFNWDQWGSSHSGPVFTYLAKCANNDCKTFKGDTGNVWVKIEQLSYNPQGHPPWASDLLREQGARWSVTIPPKLAPGEYLLRHEILGLHVAGTRMGAQFYPSCTQIRVTQGGTTQLPAGIALPGAYKPEDPGILAELWRIQQGQTQYVAPGGPVWSEAAPNANRAGP
- a CDS encoding uncharacterized protein (EggNog:ENOG503P093; CAZy:GH5; COG:G) — translated: MKFSPTLAALAALPTTSATIYFAGVAQSSGEFGAWSPTQTRGTGLPGRFGVDYAFISTSGVDTMIDSHKVNLHRVAFLLERMCPLSYGLGAKFNETHFEHFKEAIDYITITKGAYAILDPHNYMRYNDPSSQPFSGSVIGNTSDPTAATTAQFAAFWGELASRFKTNEKVLFGLMNEPHSMPSRLVFSNLQAAITAIRATGANNMILTPGNAWSGGHYWTKGGDEANSKWIHKLVDPIKNLAVDIHEYLDEDFSGGHTACTQDPVANLAGVTGWLREHGLKGFVTEFGGSNTTECKLMLEGMLGYMEENEEYIGWTAWAAGPFWGVNSPCCTDQRQLGSLEPGSRAADGGPGLYDSVWVPVIAKRVPGRLQWDGPANVTGGVVRERV
- a CDS encoding uncharacterized protein (COG:C; EggNog:ENOG503NYXQ) is translated as MSRSLLQPALACNTASCMPRPYQRSRPVERASRPSLTAVARVFDFAPVRAGNGSTAVISQKAWHSTRTAGSDRPSSASLSLALPKAQPLQLVRHASVLSGIPAKPSARSPMAAYSTEATAVLPPTTPYSKLTVGVPREIYPNERRVALTPQNVALLLKKGFSQVLVEKGAGAEADFLDDAYAAAGATLVDDASAVWKGSDVVLKVRGPSAEEVDLTREDQTVISFLQPAQNKALVEKLAARKATSFAMDLIPRISRAQVFDALSSMANIAGYKAVLEASNNFGRFLTGQVTAAGKIPPCKVLVIGAGVAGLSAIATARRLGAIVRGFDTRPAAREQVQSLGAEFIEVEIEEDGSGAGGYAKEMSKEFIEAEMKLFTEQAREVDIIITTALIPGRPAPKLITKAMIEIMKPGSVIVDLAAEAGGNCEKTEPGKLITYKDVKIIGYTDFPSRLPTQSSTLYSNNITKFFLSMAPKDKEFGIDLKDEVVRGAIVTQEGHILPPAPRPVPPPAPAAASTAAKEAEVVALTPWQKATREVSLITGGMGSAVALGKFTTPLFMGNAFTFALASLIGYRVVWNVAPALHSPLMSVTNAISGMVGVGGLFILGGGYLPETIPQVFGAASVLLAFVNIGGGFVITKRMLDMFRRATDPPEYPWLYGIPALVFGGGFIAAASSGAAGLVQAGYLVSSILCITSISGLASQATARMGNMLGILGVVSGVLASLLAVGFTPEVLTQFGGLATIGTILGFLIGKRITPTDLPQTVAALHSVVGLAAVLTSIGSVMADVTDLSMLHMVTGYLGVLIGGITFTGSIVAFMKLAGKMSSKPLRLPGRHAVNAGLLSANVVTMGTFVTMAPGAPLIAAGALAANTVLSFIKGYTTTAAIGGADMPVVITVLNAYSGFALVAEGFMLNNPLLTTVGALIGVSGSILSYVMCVAMNRSLVNVLFGGISAPTTSDYKIEGSVTQTNVEETADALTNAESVIIVVGYGMAVAKAQYAISDITQMLRSKGIKVRFAIHPVAGRMPGQCNVLLAEASVPYDIVLEMDEINDDFGETDVTLVIGANDTVNPIALEPGSPIAGMPVLHAWKSKQVIVMKRGLASGYGEFDGTLLWLGPMTDDC